One Blattabacterium cuenoti DNA window includes the following coding sequences:
- a CDS encoding aspartate aminotransferase family protein: MSLKKEYLQYQAQTHNFPMKIEIDHTKGCYLYGKDGKKYLDFVAGVSVNVLGHGNKKIKNSIKKQVEKSLHTMVYGEFIHENCVKLCKKISKYTPKNLTTTYLVNSGTEAIEGALKLAKTYTKRNEVIACNNSYHGSTYGSLSLMSHKKNIESTLSSVKFINFNNKKEINIITNKTSCIILETIQCSSGVILPDINFFKEIRNQCNKTNTLIILDEIQTGFGRTGKLFAFEHYDISPDILVIGKGMGGGMPISAFVSSYEIMNTFCNNFGYFTTFGGNPVSVSASLSTLDQIVNSKIIKESLYKEKLIRKYLIHPKIIKIHGIGLLLAIELPNKYFAEKLLKKCIEKGLILFGFLFCDYMLRITPPLIITKHEIKKGCSIIIESLNCIK, translated from the coding sequence ATGAGTCTAAAAAAAGAATATCTTCAATATCAAGCTCAAACTCATAATTTTCCAATGAAAATTGAAATTGACCATACTAAAGGTTGTTATCTTTATGGAAAAGATGGAAAAAAATATTTAGATTTTGTGGCAGGAGTTTCCGTAAATGTGTTAGGACATGGAAATAAAAAAATAAAAAATTCTATAAAAAAACAAGTAGAAAAATCTTTACATACTATGGTATATGGTGAATTTATTCATGAAAATTGTGTAAAATTATGTAAAAAAATATCAAAATATACCCCAAAAAATTTAACTACTACCTATTTAGTAAATTCTGGTACAGAAGCAATAGAAGGAGCTTTGAAATTAGCTAAAACTTATACTAAAAGAAATGAAGTTATTGCTTGTAATAATTCTTATCATGGAAGTACTTATGGTTCATTAAGTTTAATGAGTCATAAAAAAAATATTGAATCGACATTATCATCCGTAAAATTTATAAATTTTAATAATAAAAAAGAAATTAATATTATTACAAATAAAACTTCATGTATTATCTTAGAAACTATTCAATGTTCCTCTGGGGTTATTTTACCTGATATTAATTTTTTTAAAGAAATTAGAAATCAATGTAATAAAACAAATACTTTAATAATTTTAGATGAGATACAAACTGGTTTTGGAAGAACAGGAAAACTTTTTGCATTTGAACACTATGATATTTCTCCTGATATATTGGTCATAGGTAAAGGAATGGGAGGTGGTATGCCTATTAGTGCTTTTGTATCATCTTATGAAATAATGAATACATTTTGTAATAATTTTGGATATTTTACTACATTTGGAGGAAATCCAGTATCTGTAAGCGCTTCTTTATCTACTTTAGATCAAATTGTAAATTCAAAAATAATAAAAGAATCCTTATATAAGGAAAAATTAATAAGAAAATATTTAATACATCCTAAAATAATAAAAATTCATGGAATAGGTTTATTATTAGCAATTGAATTACCTAATAAATATTTTGCAGAAAAATTATTAAAAAAATGTATAGAAAAAGGATTAATTCTATTTGGTTTTTTATTTTGTGATTATATGTTAAGAATTACTCCACCTTTAATTATAACAAAACATGAAATTAAAAAAGGATGTTCAATTATTATTGAAAGTTTAAATTGTATAAAATAA
- the truA gene encoding tRNA pseudouridine(38-40) synthase TruA, translating into MRFFIELSYNGKNFFGWQIQKEVNTIEKNIEYCLSKLLKKKINIIGAGRTDKGVHAKQMFAHFDYDNKIKSNFLLKRLNLFLPKSIKVKNIFHVKNNVHARFNAIKRIYKYYIINEKNPFNQDFSWYCFYSLNINKMNIASKILMNYKDFSSFCKKKNKVKMNNNNCIIYRSFWKKKDKYLCFTIEANRFLRSMVRSIIGTIVDVGRGKITIKQFTNIIKSKNFNYCSPLAPSHGLFLTKILYPKNIFL; encoded by the coding sequence TTGAGATTTTTTATTGAATTATCTTATAATGGAAAAAATTTTTTTGGCTGGCAAATACAAAAAGAAGTTAATACAATAGAAAAAAATATAGAATATTGTTTATCAAAACTTTTAAAAAAAAAAATAAATATTATAGGTGCAGGTAGAACAGATAAAGGAGTTCACGCAAAACAAATGTTTGCACATTTTGACTATGATAATAAAATAAAAAGTAATTTTTTATTAAAAAGATTAAATCTTTTTCTACCAAAATCTATAAAAGTAAAAAATATTTTCCATGTAAAAAATAATGTACATGCTAGATTTAATGCAATAAAAAGAATATATAAATATTATATTATTAATGAAAAAAATCCATTTAATCAAGATTTTTCTTGGTATTGTTTTTATTCACTAAATATAAATAAAATGAATATAGCATCTAAAATACTAATGAATTATAAAGATTTTAGTTCTTTTTGCAAGAAAAAAAATAAAGTTAAAATGAATAATAATAATTGTATTATATATCGATCATTTTGGAAAAAAAAAGATAAATATTTATGTTTCACTATTGAAGCTAATAGATTTTTAAGATCTATGGTAAGATCAATTATTGGTACAATTGTTGATGTAGGTAGAGGTAAAATTACTATTAAACAATTTACAAATATTATAAAATCAAAAAATTTTAATTATTGTAGTCCACTTGCTCCTTCTCATGGACTATTTTTAACAAAAATATTGTATCCAAAAAATATTTTTTTATAA
- a CDS encoding peptidylprolyl isomerase has translation MIKKIFLILFISFFCFIDLSFSSSRLPILESKLEKIDKIVAVVGDEIILESDIKDSGYSIKNFCKNLLNNKSIYNNDLIIKKLILFHAKKNKNIKIDSKKIEESIHLFLKKEIDKLDYSNRVKFITNIKNNKNLDQLISFEIDKQYIDKMINEITKDVEISPEEVKSLFYDLKKYYTILVPKKFLISYIIIYPEVNNFFRKKTLNYLSEIRKKVNSNPCSNNKLFSDIKTFKINKVPKEFNIAFYLKEQEVSEPFETNDGFYLIKLEKIKHNELDIRYIFIEKKYFNDELINTKLFVNNLENEIRNKNLEIEEIVENNIFNNKNVNSFFNQKIWVNENTIIKHFGKLNLNNNNIIKGEKNNYFFIVKFLDSVKERPFSLEKDSIYLENVVRYINKKYEIENWIRSVSKDTYIKCN, from the coding sequence ATGATTAAAAAAATTTTTCTTATACTTTTTATATCATTTTTTTGTTTTATTGATTTATCCTTTTCTTCATCAAGGTTACCAATTTTAGAATCAAAATTAGAAAAGATAGATAAAATTGTAGCTGTAGTTGGAGATGAAATTATTTTAGAATCTGATATTAAAGATTCAGGATATTCAATAAAAAATTTTTGTAAAAATTTATTAAATAATAAATCAATTTATAATAATGATTTAATTATTAAAAAATTAATATTATTTCATGCAAAAAAAAATAAAAATATAAAAATTGATAGTAAAAAAATAGAAGAATCTATTCATTTATTTCTTAAAAAAGAAATAGATAAATTGGATTATTCAAATCGTGTTAAATTTATAACAAATATTAAAAATAATAAAAATTTAGATCAATTAATTTCTTTTGAAATAGATAAACAATATATAGATAAAATGATTAATGAAATAACTAAAGATGTAGAAATCTCTCCAGAAGAGGTTAAATCTTTATTTTATGATTTAAAAAAATATTATACTATTCTAGTCCCAAAAAAATTTTTAATATCCTATATTATTATTTATCCAGAAGTAAATAACTTTTTTAGAAAAAAAACATTAAATTATTTGAGCGAAATAAGAAAAAAAGTAAACTCAAATCCTTGTTCTAATAATAAATTATTTTCTGATATAAAAACATTTAAAATAAATAAAGTTCCAAAAGAATTTAATATAGCATTTTATTTAAAAGAACAAGAAGTATCTGAACCTTTTGAAACTAATGATGGATTTTATTTAATAAAATTAGAAAAAATAAAACATAATGAATTGGATATTAGATATATTTTTATAGAAAAAAAATATTTTAATGATGAATTAATAAATACAAAATTATTTGTAAATAATTTAGAAAATGAAATAAGAAATAAAAATTTAGAAATAGAAGAAATTGTTGAAAACAATATTTTTAATAATAAAAATGTTAATTCATTTTTTAATCAAAAAATTTGGGTAAACGAAAATACAATTATAAAACATTTTGGAAAATTGAATTTAAATAATAATAATATTATAAAAGGAGAAAAAAATAATTATTTTTTTATTGTAAAATTTTTAGATTCTGTAAAAGAAAGACCTTTTTCTTTAGAAAAAGATTCTATCTATTTAGAAAATGTAGTTAGATACATAAATAAAAAATATGAAATAGAAAATTGGATACGTAGTGTATCAAAAGATACATATATAAAATGTAATTAA
- the lptB gene encoding LPS export ABC transporter ATP-binding protein: MILQVKNVYKKYKSRHIVKNVSIRINTGEIIGLVGPNGAGKTTIFYIMAGLIKPDKGKIILNDENITKKPLYVRSRKGIGYLSQEPSIFKKLTVKENILSILEMNKKLYRDRIKITKKLIYEFNLEKIENNLGESISGGERRRTEIARCLSINPKFILLDEPFSGVDPISIEDLQKILIHLKKKNIGILITDHNVQEIFSITDRIYLMYEGKILKYGSSKDLINNSLIKKVYLGNLFNLKK; this comes from the coding sequence ATGATATTACAAGTAAAAAATGTATATAAAAAATATAAAAGTAGACATATAGTAAAAAATGTTTCTATACGAATCAATACAGGAGAAATAATAGGATTAGTTGGACCAAATGGAGCTGGAAAAACTACTATTTTTTATATTATGGCAGGATTAATAAAACCAGATAAAGGAAAAATAATTCTTAATGATGAAAATATAACAAAAAAACCTTTATATGTACGATCTAGAAAAGGAATAGGATATTTATCACAAGAACCTTCTATTTTTAAAAAATTAACCGTAAAAGAAAATATATTATCTATCTTAGAAATGAATAAAAAATTATACAGAGATAGAATAAAAATAACTAAAAAATTAATTTATGAATTTAATTTAGAAAAAATTGAAAATAATTTAGGAGAATCAATTTCAGGTGGAGAAAGAAGAAGAACTGAGATTGCCAGATGTTTATCAATAAATCCTAAATTTATATTATTAGATGAACCTTTTTCTGGAGTTGATCCAATATCTATAGAAGATTTACAAAAAATATTAATTCATCTAAAAAAAAAAAATATAGGTATATTAATAACAGACCATAATGTACAAGAAATATTTTCTATAACAGATCGAATTTATCTTATGTACGAAGGAAAAATACTAAAATATGGATCTTCAAAAGATCTTATTAATAATTCATTAATAAAAAAAGTATATTTAGGAAATCTTTTCAATTTAAAAAAATGA
- a CDS encoding motility associated factor glycosyltransferase family protein, translated as MNFFKKKNKKKEINLFLNGTPPIFNKKLLNRKIFAVDGAYSYLINKNIYIDYLSGDFDSINRNKNILVKKKIFFILKIKKKQILKKL; from the coding sequence ATGAATTTTTTTAAAAAAAAAAATAAAAAGAAAGAAATTAATTTATTTTTAAATGGAACTCCACCTATTTTTAATAAAAAATTATTGAATAGAAAAATATTCGCTGTTGATGGAGCTTATTCGTATTTAATAAATAAAAATATTTATATAGACTATCTAAGTGGAGATTTTGATTCTATTAATAGAAATAAAAATATTTTAGTTAAAAAAAAAATATTTTTTATACTAAAAATCAAAAAGAAACAGATTTTGAAAAAGCTTTAA
- a CDS encoding motility associated factor glycosyltransferase family protein, with the protein MNKGFLYVNVWGASGKEQDHFLGNLSIALKYKKKLSIVFYDSYYSYFFIGKRSSFFIKKNKKISLFPFPKVSKLKTKGLKYHINNMELGKDIGIRNQSTNNYIEIIYEKGDLLIFIEK; encoded by the coding sequence ATTAATAAAGGATTTTTATATGTAAATGTATGGGGTGCTAGTGGAAAAGAACAGGATCATTTTTTAGGAAATTTATCTATTGCATTAAAATATAAAAAAAAATTATCTATTGTATTTTATGATTCTTATTATTCATATTTTTTTATTGGAAAAAGATCTAGTTTTTTTATAAAAAAAAATAAAAAAATATCTTTATTTCCATTCCCAAAAGTATCGAAATTAAAAACAAAAGGTTTAAAATATCATATAAATAATATGGAATTAGGAAAAGATATTGGAATAAGAAATCAGTCTACTAATAATTATATAGAAATAATTTATGAAAAAGGAGATTTACTAATTTTTATAGAAAAATAA
- the mdh gene encoding malate dehydrogenase: protein MYKIKITIIGSGNVGAYCASFLAKKDIVNEIILIDVKENISEGKSLDISQMIPLVGSNTKVHGYTNDYSPSINSEIIVITCGIPRKKGMSRDDLVNINGNIISIVVKEVINLSPNAKFIIVSNPLDIMTYVSYIKSNISSSRIVGMAGILDSARYRFFLSKKIGVSPIDIQSLLLGGHGDTMVPLYRYTSVSGIPIKEFISEIDNDQIIYKTRKGGEELVNYLGTSAWFAPSVSIVNMIESILKDSKRIFSCSSFLNGEYGVSDIFLGVPVILGKDGVDKIIELKLNDNEMKLFHKSAKHVKNIIKKLNIK from the coding sequence ATGTATAAAATAAAGATTACTATAATTGGATCTGGAAATGTTGGCGCATATTGTGCTAGTTTTTTAGCTAAGAAAGATATAGTTAATGAAATAATATTAATAGATGTAAAAGAAAATATTTCTGAAGGAAAAAGTTTAGATATATCTCAGATGATTCCTCTTGTAGGATCTAATACTAAGGTTCATGGATACACAAATGATTATTCTCCATCAATAAATTCAGAAATAATAGTTATTACTTGTGGAATTCCAAGAAAAAAAGGAATGAGTCGTGATGATTTAGTAAATATAAATGGTAATATTATAAGTATTGTAGTAAAAGAAGTCATTAATTTATCTCCAAATGCTAAATTTATTATTGTGTCTAATCCATTAGATATTATGACATATGTTAGTTATATAAAATCTAATATTTCTTCGTCAAGAATAGTAGGTATGGCAGGAATATTAGATTCTGCTAGATATCGTTTTTTTTTATCTAAAAAAATAGGGGTGTCACCTATTGATATTCAATCATTATTATTAGGTGGACATGGAGATACTATGGTACCATTATATCGATATACGTCAGTATCAGGAATACCAATAAAAGAATTTATATCAGAAATAGATAATGATCAAATTATTTATAAAACCAGAAAAGGAGGAGAAGAACTAGTAAATTATTTAGGGACATCAGCATGGTTTGCACCATCAGTATCTATCGTTAACATGATTGAATCTATATTAAAAGATTCTAAAAGAATTTTTTCTTGTTCTTCATTTCTTAATGGAGAGTATGGAGTAAGTGATATATTTTTAGGAGTACCAGTAATATTGGGAAAAGATGGTGTTGATAAAATTATAGAATTAAAATTAAATGATAATGAAATGAAATTATTTCATAAATCAGCTAAACATGTAAAAAATATTATAAAAAAATTGAATATAAAATAA